In Acidobacteriota bacterium, a single window of DNA contains:
- a CDS encoding radical SAM protein has translation MRLNKIVGTGAAAAANVAWHAFQTVNRMFPEGSFQPRWAPAPLLKSRERSYPQLGFPRKTDSLCPRCVKEVRDQIISGEVDWHILVDGKPGEIQATIVERDGKVFMEKTCEKHGPFSDMMAVDSDFLRRMEKLYPGRDFRMAPDEHHDHGSSTVRYGRGAVLTVDLTNRCNMMCNPCFMDANQVGYVHELTWEEIKEILDHAVEVKPKRQMSVQFSGGEPTISPYFLEAVAYARKVGYQSVQAATNGIRFAQDFEFAKAAKRAGLRLAYLQFDGVTNEANSHRGVGNLFDVKRQAITNLKEAGVDITLVVTIVNTINNDQVGPIIKLAVDNIDKINAISFQPVSFTGRDEEISDEDREKQRYTLSHLAHDVKTQLGVTEPMRDWYPLSASGPFSDMRDLIDGKNAEWGNLKCGCHPNCGIGTMLLVNETTKQIMPFPQILNVDQIMEDLKVINDAARGRTMTMMQMVLSVLRNYRAKEAAPGLGLWDIVKVIDGHNGRRLGLAEQNRYEWRILLVAGMWFQDLFNYDFRRTEMCIIPYGTQVGEVSFCAYNTGVGWRQIVEEMFQVASTKEWYEKKGRHEIFAHGKKVPLPMIGEDGRLRTPLRVPQLGAAPAAPAPIQVAALSPSTGNGKSHGGTNGNGHTSIPAILTVGDPSNASRSGGSMTAEERARLNRT, from the coding sequence CGTCGCGTGGCACGCCTTTCAAACTGTGAACCGGATGTTCCCGGAGGGGTCGTTCCAGCCCAGGTGGGCCCCGGCGCCCCTCCTCAAGAGCCGCGAGCGCTCCTACCCTCAGCTCGGATTCCCGCGCAAGACCGACTCGCTCTGCCCGCGCTGCGTCAAGGAGGTGCGCGACCAGATCATCAGCGGGGAGGTCGACTGGCACATCCTCGTCGACGGGAAGCCCGGGGAGATCCAGGCGACCATCGTCGAGCGCGACGGCAAGGTCTTCATGGAGAAGACGTGCGAGAAGCACGGCCCGTTCTCGGACATGATGGCGGTCGACTCCGACTTCCTGAGGCGCATGGAGAAGCTCTACCCGGGGCGCGATTTCCGCATGGCCCCCGACGAGCACCATGACCACGGCTCCTCCACGGTGCGCTACGGCCGCGGGGCGGTGCTCACCGTCGACCTGACGAACCGCTGCAACATGATGTGCAACCCCTGCTTCATGGACGCGAACCAGGTCGGCTACGTCCACGAGCTGACGTGGGAGGAGATCAAGGAGATCCTCGACCACGCGGTCGAGGTGAAGCCGAAGCGGCAGATGTCGGTGCAGTTCAGCGGCGGCGAGCCGACGATCTCCCCGTACTTCCTCGAGGCGGTCGCCTACGCGAGGAAGGTCGGCTACCAGAGCGTGCAGGCGGCGACGAACGGCATCCGGTTCGCGCAGGACTTCGAGTTCGCGAAGGCCGCGAAGCGCGCCGGGCTGCGCCTCGCCTACCTCCAGTTCGACGGCGTCACGAACGAGGCCAACTCGCACCGCGGCGTCGGCAACCTCTTCGACGTGAAGAGGCAGGCGATCACGAACCTGAAGGAGGCCGGCGTCGACATCACGCTGGTCGTGACGATCGTCAACACGATCAACAACGACCAGGTCGGCCCGATCATCAAGCTGGCCGTGGACAACATCGACAAGATCAACGCCATCTCCTTCCAGCCCGTCTCGTTCACGGGGCGCGACGAGGAGATCTCGGACGAGGATCGCGAGAAGCAGCGCTACACCCTCTCGCACCTCGCGCACGACGTGAAGACCCAGCTCGGCGTGACGGAGCCGATGCGCGACTGGTACCCCCTCTCCGCCTCGGGCCCCTTCAGCGACATGAGGGACCTCATCGACGGGAAGAACGCCGAGTGGGGAAACCTCAAGTGCGGCTGCCACCCCAACTGCGGCATCGGCACGATGCTCCTCGTCAACGAGACGACGAAGCAGATCATGCCCTTCCCGCAGATCCTCAACGTCGACCAGATCATGGAAGATTTGAAGGTCATCAACGACGCCGCGCGCGGCCGCACGATGACGATGATGCAGATGGTGCTGAGCGTCCTCCGGAACTACCGCGCGAAGGAGGCCGCCCCGGGCCTCGGCCTCTGGGACATCGTGAAGGTCATCGACGGCCACAACGGCCGACGCCTGGGCCTGGCCGAGCAGAACCGGTACGAGTGGCGCATCCTCCTCGTCGCCGGCATGTGGTTCCAGGATCTCTTCAACTACGACTTCCGGCGCACCGAGATGTGCATCATCCCCTACGGGACGCAGGTCGGTGAGGTCTCCTTCTGCGCCTACAACACCGGCGTGGGCTGGCGGCAGATTGTCGAGGAGATGTTCCAGGTCGCGTCCACCAAGGAATGGTACGAGAAGAAGGGGCGCCACGAGATCTTCGCTCACGGGAAGAAGGTCCCGCTGCCGATGATCGGCGAGGACGGGCGGCTGCGCACGCCGCTCCGCGTCCCGCAGCTCGGGGCGGCCCCCGCGGCGCCGGCCCCGATCCAGGTCGCCGCGCTCTCGCCGTCCACGGGGAACGGCAAGTCGCACGGCGGGACGAACGGCAACGGCCACACCTCGATCCCCGCCATCCTCACGGTGGGGGATCCGTCGAACGCCTCGCGATCGGGAGGATCGATGACCGCCGAGGAGAGGGCGCGCCTCAACCGCACCTGA